The Verrucomicrobiia bacterium genomic interval GCAATCGCCGAAATCGCCGGGCGCCACGAGGCTGAGGTGATTGTGAACTACGAGACCACCTGGTACCCCGTTCACCTGGCGGCATTCAAGCTGGCTGTGACGGATCGCGCACTGGGAACGTTGCGCAAGATCGTGGCACATCATGGACATCCGGGACCCACCGAAATCGGGTGCACGGAAGACTTCGTGAGCTGGCTTGCGGATCCTGTTTTGAACGGAGGAGGAGCGCTCACCGATTTCGGCTGTTACGGCGCCGTGCTGATGACGTGGCTGCTGGAGGGCAAGCGGCCCACGTCCGTGTTCGCAGTAGCGCAACAGTTCAAGCCCGACGTATACCCCAAGGTCGAAGATGAGGCGACGATTGTCCTCACCTATCCGGGAACACAGGGGATCATACAGGCATCGTGGAATTGGCCGTACGATCGCAAGGACCTCGAGATCTATGGTGCGCGCGGTTACCTGATGCTGCCGAACAGCACGACGTTGCGGGGCCGTGTGCGCGGGGCGCCGGAGAAGCAACTGGACGTGCCGCCGCTTACAGCGCCCGAAGCAGACCCGGTTTCCTACCTGGCCGCAATCGCGCGCCGGGAGATAAAACCCTCGGGGATGTCTTCCTTGGAATACAATCTCGTCGTTATGGAAATTCTCGATGCCGCGCGACGTTCGATTCGCGAAGGCCGGCGAGTTGATCTGCCGACAAACTAGGACCGGCATTCCGCAACGAGACGCTACCCGCGGATCATCTTAAACACATTAGGAGAGGGCAGGCGCAGCAGTTCGATATCAATGATCGTCGTGCGATGGCCCTGAATCCACTGAACCAACTGTTCGGTTTTCAGTTTCATGCGGAACGGCAGGTAGAGGATTTCCTCGGTCTGTGTTTCGATGGCACTCACTTCCAGCGCGCACATTTCGACTTCGGGTACCATGGCGACCCATTTTCGGCGATTCGCCACATAGGCATCAGTGCGCAAATAGAACGTGATGATGTTTCCGCTCACCTGGTTCAGGTGCTTGTCTTCGAAAAGCGTTTGAATCGGCCGCGCCTTGGAATCCTGCTGGGCGGAATCGAAATAGACATCAAAGCTGCCGGCTGGCCGCCCATCCTGGTCGCGCACGCGGAAGATTACCTGTGCGTGGTGATCGTATTGTGCACGCGTGTCATCCAGCCACTTCTTCCACCAGGCGGGGGGTTGCTGCTTGAGGGCGCGATCGTAGGTGGCCTCGGTTTCCTTCTCAAACGCGGACACAAGCTGCGGCCACGTTGTGGGCGTCGCCTCGAGGCTCATCTGGATCAATCGCAACACCTGCGTCCGCGGCTGCGATCCCGACACTATTCCCATCTCGTCACCGCTGTGCGCGCAATGAAAGGGAATCGCGAACGGAACGACGGGGCGGTTGTTGCTGCCCGGAAGTGACGATTCCTTCAGCTCGTAAAACTCAGTTTGTTTGTCCTGGCGGGCGAGGTGTCGATCCTGCTGGCGCACGGCGTCGGTCCAGCGTGTTTCCAATGCGGCCGGCGTCGGGCCGAAGCGGAGATAATTGAAATTGACGTTGCTCGCGGACACGCGGACCACGCCATCGGAACCATCTTCCTTCGCGTAACGAATGGGCACCGTGAACCACTTCACGTCAGCCTGGCTTCCGCAAATGACGGCCTCGTGGACGCCGTAATCGCTGGACAATTCGTTTCCGGAACGCAGGAAGTGCAGGTGCATGTCGAGCGTCCAGTCGGATCCGAGTTCCAGCGCATGAAGCACGCGAACGCCCCTTTCGGTCCCATGCTGGAAAACGAAGCGACCCCATTTTGCCACCTGGCCTTTTCCGATGTGAGCCCACCCGCTTCCGAAATTAGCGCCGGCCAGGTAGATGAGATTTTGGAGCGGCGACGGCTTGCGGCTGAATTTTCGAAGCCAGTTTCGAATTACGAGCGCTCCCGTGCTGTGAATGATCACATGGAAACGGTTGAGCAGCAGCTTGGGGAAATCAGTTCGCAACGCCCGATCCAATGCGCGCGAGATATCATCGATGGTCACGCCGTCCTCGAGGCTGATGTAACGGCTGAGGTTGATTTCGACCACTGCCTTCTGCCCGTAAATCTGTTTCAAAGATTTGGGCAGAGTGCCGTAGATGTTGGGTATGTTGGCGTCGCCGTCTTTGCCTTCCGCGCTATAGCCGTGAATGAGGACAATAGGTTCCATAATGACATCCCGTCCGGAGTTCGTGCCTTGAGTGGTGGGACAAGATTGCCGGAAATCGGCGTGAATCCAAGTTCCAAATCCAAGCCTTGCAATTCGGATGGCAATCCGAAAACGATGGTGAGTCGCCGCACATGAGGACAGGCAAGGAAAGAAAACCAGCGGGGAACATTCATCGCCAGCAGTTGTTTTACTGGATGGGCGCGAGCCTGGACCGTCGCAACAAACGTCGCAAGGTGCTGCGGGATGATCTCGTTCGGGCCTGCTTGGAGCAGGTGGCGGCTAGCTTGAAACGTGGCATCTGGGTCAAGACACCGCGCGTTCCGGAACAATTTCAGCTCCGCGATGAACAATTTCGACTCGACCTTCCGATTGCGTGCTTCACCGAATGGTCCCTCGGCGAAAGCCTGCCGCACACCAGCGAGTATGGCCGCATTGGCCTTGGCTTTCCGAAGCGATGGGTCATTGAGCGCGGCGGACAATCTGTGACTTATTTCCGCCATAATGAACGCGGCCATTTTTTGAGAAGTGCCTTTCGGCTCTTGAATGCATTGGGTGAACCGGGACCTGACGGAGCGTGGCGCGCGCGCGGGATCTCGGGTCTCGAAGACCTGCGTTACTTGCTGCACTTTGCAAAAATGATCCGCTTGCGCCCGCCCGAACGCGAAGGGCGGAAAGTGAAGTCCGTTCCCGAGGTCCGGCCGCGGACTCGACGAAAAAAGAAACCCGGCGCGGATAAACAGGCGTATCGGCGCAAATTTGGAGCTCCTCTCCACTTTGTTGAAGAACGCGAGTGGCGGATTGTCTATTCAGAAGCGAATCGCCGCTTTGTCAAAGGTCCGGGCATCCCGGATTTCTTCCTGCCCTATTTGCCGGGCGAAGAATTATTCACGCTGGTGCTGCCTGACAACAAGGTCGTAAGCCGCTTGCTGGAACGTGATTGGTTTACGGACCGCTTGTTCACGCCCTGGAAGCATTATCCTGAATTGAAGGGCCGCCGCGTGCCTCCCGTGACAGTTCTCGCTCACTCAGACATAGGCACTTATTAAACTGCGTTTCGTTGTTGGCGGGTGTTTTGCGACGGGTGCAAAACCCGATGGCGATGAGAAATCCAAATTCCTGCCGCCATATGCCCTGCACCATTTCTACACGTTGAAGCGATTGCCATCGGCGAGCGCCTTCTTCAGCGCATCTTTTACAGCGTCCAATCGCGCGGGAAGTTCGATTGGCTCATTGGCGTATCGGCACGGGAAATCCATTTCCTTCTGGTGATACTTCACCTTCATCTCGACGAACTTCAGGCCGTGCGCAGTCGAAATGACCACGACTTTTTCTGCTTTGTCGATTTTGCCTGCCTTGAGCAGCTTGATCATGACAGCGAGGGCGACGCCTGTGTGCGGGCACGTGAACATGCCCGTGCGATCAGCCAGCGCCGCAGCGTCCGCGAGTTCGTCTTCAGTCGCCTGTTCCACGACTCCGTTGAACTGCTTCAAGGTGCGGATTGCTTTCTGAATGCTGACTGGATTGCCAATTTGAATCGCGCTCGCGAGGGTTTTTTCAGCCTGGATGGGTTCAAAACTTTCGAAGTTCTTGAGATAGGATCGATAGAGCGGGTTCGCGCGTTCCGCCTGCGCGACCACGATGCGGGGCAGCTTCGAAATCAATCCGAGATCCCGCATCATGAGCAAACCTTTGCCAAGGGCGGAGACGTTGCCGAGGTTCCCGCCGGGAATGATCATCACGTCGGGGACCTGCCAATCGAACTGTTGAACGATCTCAATGCCAACCGTTTTCTGACCTTCAACTCGCAGCGAATTCATTGAGTTCGCGAGGTACAACGTCTCGTCCTTGGTGATTTCCTGGACCAGCCGCATGCAGCCGTCGAAATCCGTATCGAGGTAAAGAACAAGAGAGCCATTGGCGACCGGCTGGATCAACTGCGCGAGGGAAATTTTTCCGCGGGGCAGGAGCACGATGGATTGAATGCCGGCCGCAGCGCAATACGTTGCGAGCGCGGCGGAGGTGTCGCCGGTTGAAGCGCAGGCAACGGCTTTGATGGGCGCGCCTTCCGAGATCATCTGTTTAACCTGGGAAACGAGGACCGTCATCCCGAGATCCTTGAACGACCCGCTGTGTGTGTTGCCGCACAGTTTGATCCAGAGGTCGTTTACGCCGACAATCTTCCCGAATCGCTCCGCCCAGAAAAGGTTGGTGCCACCTTCATAAAGAGAGACAATGTTTTCGTTCGCAATCTGCGGCAGCACCCATTCCTTTTTGCCCCAGATGCCTGAGCCATACGGCCATTCGTTTCCCTTGTTGCGCTGCTCAAACAGTTTCTTCCATTGGTCAGCGCTTCGGTCCGTTAACGCGGCGGTGTCGTGTTGGACTTCCAGCAGCGAACTGCAGCGCCTGCATTGGTACACGACGGTGTTGAGCGGGTACGTTTGCCCGCACTCAGAATCGATACACTGGAACCATGCGTTATAGGACATCGTTGCTTTCTCCGGCCCGGTGATCGCGCCAGTCGGAGTAGAATGGCTGGCTGGGCGCTGATTTTCAAGGGTCCCGCGCCGCGGAATTGTACAGGAGGGATTGCGGTTGCGAAAGTCGCGCTGCACGGCGGCACAGACCCAGGTTTGCGCTTGGGAGCAGGGTCAATGGTTGACGACCAGTTTTTGCCGCGGCCGCGCGAAGATTGCTCCCGGCGTCCCGAGTTGCCGCTTCAGTTCCACGTCTGCATCCCAGGGATTGTCGATGCGCGAGATTCTCCACAGCGCGGTCGGCGATAGCCGGAACAGGTAGATCCACTCAGAGACAAGCGGCGGGTTTATCAGCGGGAAATCGGATCCATAGAGGAGTCGGCCCTCGAAATCGTTGCGCAGCAGCGCTTCCTTCATGCAGGGACGCTTGTTGATCTGTGTCAGCGATGAGATGTCGGAAAGGAGATTCGTGTGGCGCAGCATGAGCGCCGCGAGACGATCGGTGCTCCTCTGTTTTTGAAAATAACCCGTGGAGCCGATATGCGCGGCTATGACCGTCACGCCCAGCTGCAGCGGCAGTTCGAGACGGGCGGGATCCCCAAATTCCTCCTGCGCCGTGGAGAAGGAACGTTCGTTTCCGGTGTGGGTGAGCAGCGGGAGCTCGAGTTCAACGAGCTTCTGGTAGAATGGAATCAACGCCGGGTCGGCGGGGTCGAAATTCATGATCGACGGCAGCCATTTCACCAGCACGGCACCTTGGCTCTTTGCCCACGCGAGTTCTTCGAGCGCGTTGGTGCGATAAGGATGGATCGAAGCGCCAAACAGCAGGTTCGTGTGACGCTTCACGACTTCAAGCACAAAGGTGTTCGGGACGTAAACTTCCGTCCGGCCGGCATCGAGAACCCCATCGCGTCCGACGCATCCATCCAGCGCGAGAACCACGGCATGACTCACATGCTGGCTTTCCGACAACAGCCCGGCGAGGCGATCACCCACGATCAGGTCTCCCTTCTGGAGAAGTTCGTGTTCAGACGTTCCGAAGCTTCGAAGATACGCCTTGAACCGCCAGTTGTTCCGCAATTGCGGCGACACGAAACAGCCGCTGCCGCCCGCTCCGATTCCGGCAATGTGGCAATGCATATCGACAATCGCGGCGGGCAACGGCTCAACCGGACGATAGGGACGGGCGAAAGCCCAGGCGCTAATCATCATTACTCCAGCCAGTCCAAGCGCCAACCTCCGCTTTGTCCAACGGTTTTGTTTCACGCGGAAGTTATAGGATGTCTGGGTGAGAGGTCAGAATCGAAAATTCTGCGGAGAACATCGAGCCGGGATTGACCGAGCGCGCCTGGGCGCGAGCGTGGTGCATTCCCCGCAACGTCAATTGGCAGGATTCTCTTCGCAATCGCGAAGGAATCGGAAATTCATCCCGGGACACCCAACGCCAAACTGTTCAGAATCAGAGCTGACTGCAGGTGGTTATGCTTCTGATCCCCTAACGTCTGACGGAGGGCGCCCGGGTTCGTTTTCACCTCGAGCCCCTGGCTCCGTGTCCCCTGTCGTTCGCTGTGTCGGACGAACGAGCATTTCCCCTCACGAAGCCCCCCTTTCGTAGTGGTGCAACGAAAATTCTAAATGCATTCAGCGAAAAAACGTTCCGTGGAAGCCGCGGAGCCGCCCGATCGAGACCTGAGCAGCTGTTCGTCACAGCCTGGACCTGAT includes:
- a CDS encoding Gfo/Idh/MocA family oxidoreductase, which codes for MHLVFPSVRVIASTCAGFFRLFLAGALLCSAGLSQALAADKTVPVRVGIIGLTHDHGFGFIPRLRNRPDVELAGIVETNRGLVEAYASNLQLDTNLFFSSVAAMQGKSRVDAVAVFTSTFDHKRVVEECVGRGIRSVMVEKPLAVNFEHARAIAEIAGRHEAEVIVNYETTWYPVHLAAFKLAVTDRALGTLRKIVAHHGHPGPTEIGCTEDFVSWLADPVLNGGGALTDFGCYGAVLMTWLLEGKRPTSVFAVAQQFKPDVYPKVEDEATIVLTYPGTQGIIQASWNWPYDRKDLEIYGARGYLMLPNSTTLRGRVRGAPEKQLDVPPLTAPEADPVSYLAAIARREIKPSGMSSLEYNLVVMEILDAARRSIREGRRVDLPTN
- a CDS encoding abortive infection system antitoxin AbiGi family protein — its product is MRTGKERKPAGNIHRQQLFYWMGASLDRRNKRRKVLRDDLVRACLEQVAASLKRGIWVKTPRVPEQFQLRDEQFRLDLPIACFTEWSLGESLPHTSEYGRIGLGFPKRWVIERGGQSVTYFRHNERGHFLRSAFRLLNALGEPGPDGAWRARGISGLEDLRYLLHFAKMIRLRPPEREGRKVKSVPEVRPRTRRKKKPGADKQAYRRKFGAPLHFVEEREWRIVYSEANRRFVKGPGIPDFFLPYLPGEELFTLVLPDNKVVSRLLERDWFTDRLFTPWKHYPELKGRRVPPVTVLAHSDIGTY
- the thrC gene encoding threonine synthase, which encodes MSYNAWFQCIDSECGQTYPLNTVVYQCRRCSSLLEVQHDTAALTDRSADQWKKLFEQRNKGNEWPYGSGIWGKKEWVLPQIANENIVSLYEGGTNLFWAERFGKIVGVNDLWIKLCGNTHSGSFKDLGMTVLVSQVKQMISEGAPIKAVACASTGDTSAALATYCAAAGIQSIVLLPRGKISLAQLIQPVANGSLVLYLDTDFDGCMRLVQEITKDETLYLANSMNSLRVEGQKTVGIEIVQQFDWQVPDVMIIPGGNLGNVSALGKGLLMMRDLGLISKLPRIVVAQAERANPLYRSYLKNFESFEPIQAEKTLASAIQIGNPVSIQKAIRTLKQFNGVVEQATEDELADAAALADRTGMFTCPHTGVALAVMIKLLKAGKIDKAEKVVVISTAHGLKFVEMKVKYHQKEMDFPCRYANEPIELPARLDAVKDALKKALADGNRFNV
- a CDS encoding amidohydrolase family protein, which encodes MMISAWAFARPYRPVEPLPAAIVDMHCHIAGIGAGGSGCFVSPQLRNNWRFKAYLRSFGTSEHELLQKGDLIVGDRLAGLLSESQHVSHAVVLALDGCVGRDGVLDAGRTEVYVPNTFVLEVVKRHTNLLFGASIHPYRTNALEELAWAKSQGAVLVKWLPSIMNFDPADPALIPFYQKLVELELPLLTHTGNERSFSTAQEEFGDPARLELPLQLGVTVIAAHIGSTGYFQKQRSTDRLAALMLRHTNLLSDISSLTQINKRPCMKEALLRNDFEGRLLYGSDFPLINPPLVSEWIYLFRLSPTALWRISRIDNPWDADVELKRQLGTPGAIFARPRQKLVVNH